A region from the Halosolutus gelatinilyticus genome encodes:
- a CDS encoding winged helix-turn-helix transcriptional regulator: MPRARTDAETREQNAAACPIIESLEQIGSQWRLTVLHTLLDGEHRFNELKRSTGANARTLSRVLDDLGEMGFVERRIEEDSPIATYYSLTEKGESLEPVFDEIECWAGEWLDDDRVEAQ, from the coding sequence ATGCCACGAGCCCGGACCGACGCCGAGACCCGCGAGCAGAACGCCGCCGCCTGTCCCATCATCGAGTCCCTCGAGCAGATCGGCTCGCAGTGGCGGCTCACCGTCCTCCACACGTTACTCGACGGCGAACACCGGTTCAACGAACTCAAGCGATCGACCGGCGCGAACGCCCGTACCCTCTCGCGGGTCCTCGACGACCTCGGCGAGATGGGGTTCGTCGAACGGCGCATCGAGGAGGATTCGCCGATCGCCACCTACTACAGCCTCACCGAGAAGGGCGAGTCGCTCGAACCTGTCTTCGACGAGATCGAGTGCTGGGCGGGCGAGTGGCTCGACGACGATCGCGTCGAAGCCCAGTAG
- a CDS encoding short-chain fatty acid transporter — protein sequence MSSRETTPARGNVIERAGERIANAVERWMPSPFLFAVILSYVVFVVGVVVEGQGPADMVFHWYDGFWAFLTFAMQMVLIIMTGFVIAYHPWVNRGLQRLAAVPTSSGQAVVLVGVVSMALAWVHWGFSLVVGAIFAREMGKAAYRKGIDVHYPLLCVAGYMGLGLTWHWGLSGSAPLLLATPENEFIELGIVDAPLGTSATIFSTYALALTALSIAFAAIVLYLLTPPAERSTGISEYIPEEELFATATDGGADDEVADGTAAGDGAVGESTPESGASGGGTPVPAERIDNSLLLGGLIALTGVAVVAYLFATEGLDALNLNVLNFAFLFVGLLIYTRPAVYRERFGEAAEAAAGIILLFPFFAGIQGMMTGSGLAETMAEGLLAVSSPETFPVIAWLTAAVVNLFVPSGGGEWIVLGPSVLEAAQEMGVPIGQATMAYAVGDAHTNLLNPFWALPLLAITRIRAREMFGYAIAMLLALIPFLAIVLYVLPY from the coding sequence ATGTCGTCGAGAGAAACAACACCGGCACGCGGTAACGTCATCGAACGCGCGGGAGAACGGATCGCGAACGCGGTCGAGCGGTGGATGCCGAGTCCGTTCCTGTTCGCGGTCATCCTGTCTTACGTCGTCTTCGTGGTCGGAGTCGTCGTCGAGGGACAGGGGCCGGCGGACATGGTGTTTCACTGGTACGACGGGTTCTGGGCGTTCCTGACGTTCGCGATGCAGATGGTGTTGATCATCATGACGGGGTTCGTGATCGCGTACCACCCCTGGGTCAACCGCGGCCTGCAGCGACTCGCGGCCGTCCCTACCAGTAGCGGACAGGCGGTGGTCCTCGTCGGCGTCGTCTCGATGGCCCTCGCGTGGGTCCACTGGGGATTCAGCCTCGTCGTGGGCGCCATCTTCGCTCGAGAGATGGGAAAGGCGGCCTACCGAAAGGGCATCGACGTCCACTATCCCCTGCTGTGCGTGGCGGGGTACATGGGCCTCGGACTCACCTGGCACTGGGGCCTGTCCGGGTCGGCGCCCCTGTTGCTCGCGACCCCGGAGAACGAGTTCATCGAACTCGGAATCGTCGACGCTCCCCTCGGCACGTCGGCGACGATCTTCAGCACGTACGCGCTCGCGCTCACCGCGCTGTCGATCGCCTTCGCCGCGATCGTCCTGTACCTGCTGACGCCCCCGGCGGAGCGATCGACGGGGATCAGCGAGTACATTCCCGAAGAGGAATTGTTCGCGACGGCAACGGACGGTGGCGCTGACGACGAGGTCGCCGACGGGACTGCCGCTGGAGACGGCGCGGTGGGGGAATCGACGCCGGAATCCGGCGCGAGCGGGGGCGGGACGCCCGTTCCGGCCGAGCGGATCGACAACAGCCTCCTCCTCGGCGGCCTCATCGCGCTGACCGGCGTCGCCGTGGTCGCCTACCTGTTCGCGACCGAGGGGCTCGACGCCCTCAACCTGAACGTCCTGAACTTCGCGTTCCTGTTCGTCGGCCTGTTGATCTACACGCGGCCGGCCGTCTACCGCGAACGATTCGGCGAGGCCGCGGAGGCCGCCGCGGGGATCATCCTGCTGTTCCCGTTCTTCGCGGGCATCCAGGGGATGATGACCGGATCGGGCCTCGCGGAGACGATGGCCGAAGGGTTGCTCGCGGTCTCGTCGCCCGAGACGTTCCCCGTGATCGCCTGGCTCACCGCAGCGGTCGTCAACCTCTTCGTCCCCTCCGGCGGCGGCGAGTGGATCGTCCTCGGTCCGTCGGTCCTCGAGGCCGCCCAGGAAATGGGGGTTCCGATCGGGCAAGCGACGATGGCCTACGCCGTCGGGGACGCACACACGAACCTGTTGAACCCCTTCTGGGCGCTCCCGCTGCTCGCGATCACCCGGATTCGAGCCCGCGAGATGTTCGGCTACGCGATCGCGATGCTGCTCGCTCTGATCCCGTTCCTGGCGATCGTGCTGTACGTCCTACCGTACTGA